A genomic segment from Streptomyces sp. NBC_01233 encodes:
- a CDS encoding phosphatase PAP2 family protein, with protein MAGLTTGGPNVDVSLLYEVNGAARRAPGWLDRVVSLAGEYGIPLALVLLVLWCWHGARRQDETTAVESFAALVWAPLAAGLALLVNVPLREFVGRQRPFRHHEGLQVLDPGFGAGIGNTQFSFVSDHTTLAMALGVGLFLANRKIGFLGIGLALAEGFCRVYMGVHYPTDVIGGLALGTAVVLVLAPLAMALLTPVVRAVAGSPRVGRLVRAKGRAAPRPVGLATQTQTPPAGQRTHENDLAA; from the coding sequence ATGGCTGGACTCACAACAGGTGGGCCGAACGTGGATGTCAGCCTGCTGTACGAGGTCAACGGAGCGGCCCGGCGGGCGCCGGGATGGCTGGACCGGGTCGTGAGCCTGGCCGGTGAGTACGGGATCCCGCTGGCCCTGGTGCTCCTGGTGTTGTGGTGCTGGCACGGTGCGCGCCGACAGGACGAGACCACCGCCGTCGAGTCCTTCGCCGCCCTGGTGTGGGCCCCGCTGGCCGCCGGACTGGCCCTCCTCGTGAACGTACCGCTGCGCGAATTCGTCGGACGGCAGCGGCCGTTCCGGCACCACGAGGGCCTGCAGGTGCTGGATCCCGGCTTCGGCGCGGGGATCGGGAACACCCAGTTCTCCTTCGTCAGCGACCACACCACCCTGGCGATGGCCCTGGGCGTGGGCCTGTTCCTGGCGAACCGGAAGATTGGTTTTCTGGGGATCGGACTGGCCCTCGCCGAAGGCTTCTGCCGCGTCTACATGGGCGTCCACTACCCGACCGACGTGATCGGCGGCCTCGCCCTCGGCACCGCCGTGGTGCTCGTGCTCGCGCCGCTCGCCATGGCGCTGCTGACCCCGGTGGTGCGGGCGGTGGCCGGCTCCCCGCGCGTCGGGCGGCTCGTACGGGCCAAGGGCCGGGCGGCGCCCCGGCCGGTCGGGCTCGCGACGCAGACCCAGACCCCGCCCGCGGGGCAGCGCACGCACGAGAACGACCTCGCCGCCTGA